TCCTCACTGAGTTTGCGGGATAGGGGACGTTGAGGTCAGGCGTCGCCCAGCGGCTTCCACCGGCTGGTGCGCGACGAGATCAAAGCCACGACTCCATTGAGGAGCATGGCGAGAACCGTCAGCACGGCAACGGCCGCGAAGACGCCCGCCGTGTTGAACTGGGCGGCCGAATCATTGATGAGGTACCCAAGACCACGGTTCGAGGCAACGAGTTCACCGATCACGGCTCCGATGAGCGCGTAGGGAATCGATACCTTGAGTCCCGTCAGCAGACCGGCCATGGATGCTGGAAGGACAACCTTGAATGCAACATCGCGTTTGCTGCCGCCCATGAGCCGGACGGCATCAATGAGGCCGCGGTCTACCTCTCGGACACCGGATGCTGTGTTGAGAAACACGAGGAAGAACACACTGACTGCGGCGAGGATGATCTTCATGTCGATGCCGATGCCGAACCACACGATGAAGAGAGGGGCAAGCGCCACTTTCGGAATCGAGTACAGCGCCATCATGAAGGGTTCGAAAACGTCGTAAATGAGGTGAATTGACGCGAGAATGAATCCTGTAACTGCTCCCGTGAGTACGCCGATGACGTAGCCGAGCGCGACTTCCTGAATGGTGATCCATGAGTGGAACGCGATCGTACCGTCGACGACCCATTCGACAAGCTGCTCCCAGACCGCGAGGGGCGTCGAGATGAACATCGGGTTTGGCACAACGAGGCTCGCGATGTACCAGACGACGATAAACGCGACGAACAATGCGACCCGCAGCATCCAGACTGTCGCTTGTCTTCCGTTCTTACCCCACCATGAGCGCTTGCGCGCTTCTTTGACGGGGCCGCTGGCGGCGGGAGCATTTGTGGTTTCAATCATAGACATGGTCTGCACGGCAGTCATTGCCGAGCCCCTTCTTTGAGAGCGGTTGCCAGTTCAAGGTGAAGTTCGATGAATCGCGGGTCGACAGTTGTACTGTCGGGATCCCGAGGCCTGGCGATGTCGATCTCGCGATCGAGTAGGACAGTGCCGAGAGCGCCGAGCACAACCACGCGGTCGCCCAGCAGCAGTGCTTCGTCGATGTCGTGTGTGACGAAAATGATCGTCTGCCCGGTCTGCGCCCAGAGCCGGAGTAACTCGCCCTGGAGCTCTGTGCGCAGCTGCGCATCAAGTGCTCCGAACGGTTCGTCCATGAGGATCGTCTCGGCGCCGTACGCGAGCATGCGCGCGAGACTGGCCCGTCGCCGCATTCCGCCGGAGAGCTCCCTGGGGTAGCTGTCGGCAAACCCGTCGAGCCCAACTCGCGAAATGAGGTCGCGCGCGATCTCGGAACGCTCTGACTTGTCGCGGCCCGCGATTTCGAGGGGCATCTCGACATTGCGAAGCACCGTGCGCCACGGCATGAGCGTGTCGCTCTGTGTCAGGTACCCGATTTCGGGTGTGGGACCCGTGTGCGCGTCCCCGTTGTGGAGCACGCGCCCCGATGTCGGCTTGGAAAGGCCGGAGAGCAGGTTGAGCATGGTCGACTTGCCGCATCCCGACCTGCCGAGCACCGTGACGAACGTACCGCGTTCGATGGTGAGGCTGAAGTCGCGCAGGGCGACTGTCGCGACATCGTCGCGCTGAAACTCCTTTGTCAGATGCTCGATCTCGAGGACGGTGCTCATCGCTGGGCCTCCTGTGCACGCGCCGGTTCGGCTGGCGCGTCATCGAGCGGCTCCGCGCCCGCCAACCAGCGTGAGTTGTGCACCGTCATGAGGCGAACCTCGTCACTCGAGAAGCCGTTCTCAAGCAGAATGTCCGCCGCGATGGCCAGTCCATCTTCAACCGGCGGGTTGAAAGGCTGTCCAAGGTCTGAACTAATGACCGAGTTCTCCGGTCCTGCAGCTCTGATGTTGCCGAGCCAGTCTTCCCAGCTGACCTTGCCCGTGAGGGGAGTCGTCAGGCAACGCTCGAGAAGAGCACCGAACGGCACGAGGCTGCGCTGATTCTCGACGGGAATGCGCTGCGACGTGAACTCGGGGTGTGTGATCACGATGCGGCGAACGCCGCGGTCGCGCGCGGCTTCAACGACGCGGGCCGACTCGTCGCCGTGCAAGTGGCCCGTGGCCAGAGTCATGTCATGCTTCGCGATGACGTCGAGCACTTGGAGCGTCTGCGTCGTGACAGAACCGTCAGCCTCGAGAACGTCGACAACCGGGCTGGCCATACCCGCATCGCGCAGGTCCTGCTGGAGCTGCGCCCACATGGGTGGCGTCGCGCCATCTGGCTCTTCGGCGAGACAACTGCGCTGGTTATCGCTGTCGACGGTGGGGAGCCACACGAACTGTGCCCCGCTGCGACCCGCGATCTCCACGGCTACCGGATTCATGCCTCCCACGGAGGCATTGAGTGTGATGGCGCCGAGAGCGTCGACCTCGGGATGCACGGCCCTCACGACGCTGGCGCGCTCCGCGGTGGGGACGTAGTGAGATTTCAAAACGAAGCCGGCCATCTTGAGCTCGGCGTAGCGCTCAGCCAACTCGAGGTCTGTAATGCGACGCTTCATGACGTCGGGCGCGATATGCACGTGAACGTCATACGCGCCCATCACGAGTTCGCGTGCTTTCTCACTGGGCTGCGGGTGTGCAGACATGGCGCTCCTTTGCGATCAATTTCGTTGTCTACATTGTCAACATTTTTGTAGACAGTGTCAACGGTCAGTTTCTGACCGGTCGAAAATGATCGCGAAGCGTCAGGAGAAGTACGTGCGCGTGGCCTCGAGGACGCTCTTCAGGTGTGTCTCCATTGCGGCTGCTGCGCGAGGGGCATCGTGGTTGCTGATCGCCTCGATGATCTCGAGATGCTCGGGCAGTGAGACCGTTGGCCGGTTGTGGTGGCGCGCAAGCCGAATGCGGTATCGCACGTTCTGGGCTCGGAGTCGGCTTACGACTCCTGGCGCGACCTTCATCGCGCTCAGGCGCAAGATGAGCTCGTGCAATTCCTTGTTGCCGGCCGAGTATGTCTCGGTATCGCCCTCCTCGACAGCGTTGCGCATGCGCTCGCCGATCGCTTTGAGCCGGGCTATTCCAGCATCGTCCGCGCGTTCGGCTGCCTTGGCCGCGCAAATCGACTCGAGTGCGGCGCGCAGCTCCACGATCTCCAGTGCCTCGTCGAGATCGATAGCGCGCACGCGAGAGCCGCGATTCTGAATTCGCTCGATGAGACCTTCGGCTGCGAGATTGGCAAGAGCGAGTCGCACGGCACCGCGACTCGCTTCGTACTGTTCTGTCAGATCTGCCTCGATCAGGCGCTGGTTGGGGGCTAGTTCCCCAGCTGTGATTGCACGGCGTAGCTCGTCGGTGACGTAGGTGCCGTCGTGTCGCTGCGCCGTCTCGGTATTCGGCATTACCAACCCCCTGTGGTCGAAAGTGTTGCAACAACTGTAAACAAAACTGCTCACAGTCGACGTATTCTCATGGGTCCATTATGTGCCCATTTTTGATTGCAAAATTGTTGACAATGTACTACGTTCGTTCCGACACCGCCGCGCCAAAGGAGGAACGCTGATGACAGCAGCCGTGATCATCGGGCTGGGTGAGGCCGGTGAGCTCTACGCTCGCGGGTTGAGGGACTGCGGCTACACGACGGTCGGCTTTGACCCATTTGTGACTCTTAACGCTGACGGCATTGCGCAGGCGGCGACCATCGAAGAAGCTGTGGCATCGGCAGATCTCGTTCTGAGTCTCGTCGGCGCTCGTGCCGCTTCGGCTGTCGGTGAGCAGGCAATTCCCGTCATGCAACACGGAGCCGTCTTCGCCGATCTCAATACAAGCTCCCCAGAGCTGAAGGCGCGATTGGCGCACATCGCGTCGGCACACAAGGTCCTCTTCGCTGATGTCGCTGTGCTCGCACCTGTCCCCCGCGAGGGTGCTCGCACTCCACTGATGGCAAGCGGTGACGGCGCGGATGAATTCGCCGACCTGATGAGTCAAGTGGGAGCGCCCGTCGAATCGATAGGTGGGGAGCCGGGCGATGCCGCCGGGCGCAAGCTTCTGCGGAGCGTGTTCATGAAGGGACTGGCTGCGGTTCTGCTCGAAAGTATGACGGCCGCAAGCGAGGTCGGGCAGGCGGCGTGGCTTCGAGACCAGATCGCGTCAGAGTTCTCCGGCGACGCTCGGCAGCTCATCGAGCGCCTGATCGCTGGCTCTCGCGAGCATGCGGAACGGCGCGTGCACGAGACAGAGGACGCGAACGCCTATCTTGACTCTCTTGGCGCGCCGAACTGGTCGACCAAGGCCGCCCACGCGTGGCTGTCCCGGCTGCGCGATGAGCCACGAACAAGCGACGGATTGTCGTCCGTCGTATCACAAGGAAAGGATGCCGCGTCAGAATGAGCACACGAAGGATGCTGGTTGTCGGAGCCCACAGTGCGGACTTTGTCTGGCGCGCAGCCGGCGCCATCGCCAAGCACACTGAAGCGGGTGGAGAGGCGCGCGTTGTCTCGCTGTCGTACGGAGAGCGCGGCGAGTCGGGCGAGCTTTGGAAGATTCCGGGGCAGACGGAGCAGAACGTCAAGAAGCATCGGCACGCCGAAGCCACGGAGGCAGCCGCAGCCGTCGGAGCGAGCTTCGAGTCCCTAGATCTCGGCGACTACCCACTCAACGTTGATCAAGCCGGAGTCGATCGACTCGCAGAGTTTATGCGCGACTACGCGCCGGACGTCGTGCTCACGCACGCAGACAAAGATCCGTTCAACCCCGATCACCCGGTCGCGTATGCCGTCGTTGCCAAGGCGCGTCTTCTGACGGCCGGCGCCGTTGTCGAGGCGGGCTTCCGAACAGCGCCGCCGAGCGAGTTTCTCGTCTTCGAGCCACATCAGCCCGACCTCTGTGGTTTCGTCCCGTCGGTATTCGTCGATATCACGAGCGTGTTCGAGAAGAAGAAGCAGGCGATGTCTGCGATGAAGGCGCAGTCCTATCTGCAGCAGTACTATGCAGAGCGCGCTGAGCACCGCGGAAATCACGCTCGCAAGGTCACCGGCAACAAAGAGATTCGCCAGGCAGAGGCGTTCCAGCGCATCGTGCCCAACGTCGTCACTGGGCTCTGATCGCGCTTAGTCCAACGGCCGAAACAGCTCCGCCACGTGTCAGGACGTGACGGAGCTGTTGCGCAGTGAGCGTTACGCCGCCGACCACCCTCCGTCAGACGGAAGCACGACACCGTTGAGGTTCACGCCGTCGTCACTGAGGAGGAAGGTGATGGATGCTGCAAGGGCGCTAGCCTCGACAGCATCCGTCATCACCGCCATGCCCTTTCGCATGCGTGCCTCACCGAGAGGCGACGCGAACCGCGCTTCGATGTTGGTGATGACGCCTCCCGGCGCGACCGCGTTGATGCGCAGGCCGAGCGGGCCGTACATGTAGGCGCTGCTCTTGGTGAGGCCGATCACCGCGTGCTTCGATGCCGTGTATGCCGCTCCCGCCGCCGAACCGCGCAGCCCGGCCTCCGACGCGATGTTGACGATCGTCCCGGTCGCGCGCGGCAGCATGTGGGGAACGACCGCTCGCATGAGCTTCATGGTGCCGTCGACGTTGACGCGGAAGACGCGCTGCCACACGGCATCCGTCAGCTCGCCGACGGGCGTCATGTCGTCCATGATCCCTGCGATGTTCGCGAGACCGTCGATCGTGTCACCCGCGGCCGCGACGATCGACTGCACGTCGGCGTCATCGGCGATGTCGGCTCCCACTGCCACGATGTCGGCATCGGGCAGCTCGGCGACCAGTCCGTCAAGGCGGTCGGCCGCGATGTCGACGGCGATGACGCGGCCTCCTTCGCGCGCAATTCGCGACGCTGTCGCCTTGCCGATTCCGGAGCCCGCGCCTGTGACGATGATCGTCTTGCCGGCGAAACGGCCTTCGGTGATGCGCTCCGACCATGCCGGGATGGGCACGGCGGGCTCGTCGACGGCAGGCTCAGAGCTGGATGCTGTTGCAGCATCCTCTTCGGGAATCTCACCCGCTTCGATGCGGCGAACGAGCTCGGTGACGAGCTCTGCGGGGAATGCGCCCTTGCTGAGCTCGACCATGCGCTCGAGAGGCATGCTGCGCACGGGGCGGAGTGCGTCTGCGGTCTGGCCGGACTCGGCGAGAACGGCGCGGAGCACGGGGCCGCCTGCTGGGTGGGCCAGCCACTCGCCAATTGTCGATTGCGAACTGAGGGGGGTGGAGTTCTGGGGCATGGGTGCCTGGCTTTCCGTCGGATGGTGAGCGGCGCGCTGGTCGCCACCGGATAACACTGTCCGGTATCAGCGTAACTCTGTTCTGGCGGATTGCGGCTGAGAGTTTGCGGAGTCGCCGGGTGCGGAGCGGTTGCTGCAGGCTCGGATCTATGGGTGGACAACGAGGGATCAAGATCGTTGACTGAAGACGCAAGTGACACCGACGACCCGAGCAAGGAGTGCAGCATGGCAGCATCCGTTCCCGAACCCGTTCAGTCGTTCATCGACACTGTCAACGCGCATGACGAGGATGGTTTTCTCGACGCCTTCACGCGCGATGGTTTCGTCGACGACTGGGGCAGAATCTTCACGGGTCGCGATGAGATCAAAGCATGGAGCGACAAGGAGTTCATTGGCGCCACCGGTGTGCTCACTCCCGACGAGGTCGCGGAGCAGGGAAGCGCGATCACCGTCATCGGAGACTGGGCAAGCACCTGGGCGAATGGGCGAAGCAGCTTCACCTTTCAGGTTGATGGCGACAAGATCACGTCGATGACGATTCGCGAGGGCTGAGCGCAATAGATGAAGTGCGCGAATCCTGGCGAGGGGGAGCGCGTACCGCAATTGAGGTAAACTTAGCCTGATGACTTAGTCCACGGGGACGTCTGGGAGGCGGAAATGGAAGCTGTCGTGAATGTCCATGTTGCCAAGACGCAGCTGTCACGGCTGCTCGAGCGGGCACATGCCGGCGAGGAGATCGTCTTGGCGAAATCCGGTAAGCCGTATGCGCGGCTTGTGCCGCTTGCGCCGATCGAGGGGAAACGCGTACCCGGCGGATTGGAAGGCCAGGTCGACGATAGCTTCTTTGAGGACCTGCCTGAATCTGAGCTCGCCGCGTGGAACAACTGATGCAGGGCTTCCTCATCGACACGCACGTTCTGCTGTGGTGGTTCACGAACGATGACCGGCTCTCAGCGACAGCGCACAGCATTATTGAGGATCAGTCGAACGTTGTCTATGCCAGCGCCGCAAGTGCGTGGGAGGTTGCGACGAAGTCTCGTCTCGGCAAGCTGTCCGGCGTACCGAAGGTGACCGAGATGTTCGGCGAGCTGGCCGCGAAGCATGGATTCAGTCATCTACCCATCACCCATCGCCATGCGCTGCTCGCCGGAGGGCTTGAGGCTCCGCATCGAGATCCGTTCGACAGAATGCTCGCCGCTCAGAGTCTGATCGAGGGCCTTCCTCTCGTCAGTCGGGACCGGACCTTCGCAGGGTTCGACATCGAGGCTGTCTGGTAAGGGCCGCAACAATAACGCCGCGTGTCATGCGTCTTCCGGTGCGAGGTCGCCCTCCCCCTCGTCTCCGAGGTCGGCGATCACGGGATCGACACCCTGTGTCTCTGGTCGCACCATCGTTCGGGGCGGATCTTCTGCGGGGATCTCGCCGTCGGTGCGCTCCCACTCCTGCTGTGCAGCGTCGTCCTGCGCGCCCGTTGACGTCGCATCGTCGTCGCGCAGCGGCTGAACAGCGTCGGCATCACCCGAGGGGGAAACAGCATCCGGTGTAGAGTTCATGGCTCCTCCTTCGTCTTCGTGACGGCCGCAAAATCCGTTCCGTCACCGCCCACTCTGAACGCCGGGCGGCGTACCGTTCAGGGGGTTGAATATGCGCATCGTGCGGGCTAGAGTGCCTCGGATTCGAGCGAGCTACGCTTGTCGCCGCTCCTGGATTTCAACGCGCGACGGTAGCGGAACTCCGTAGGCGACGCCCGCGAGGGTGAGAGCGATCGCGATTCGGTATCTCTGAGGCACGACGAGAGAGTGTCGAACTCGCGTGAACGAACGGTGAACCCGTCAGCTGCCCGCGAGAGAGACGAGGGTCGAGCAGCTCGCGTTTGGCCGATGGGCCCCTTTCGTTCACGTTCATGTCATTCAGCCTCCATACGGTTTCTCGGTGGGTCCCAGACGGGATCCAAGGCCGCGGCCGCCCCGGCCGACAACGTGGAGGAAGAATGACCGCACCGCACACAGCGGTTCCGCGCACGAGAGCATCGCACCGCTCTCGACGCACCATCGCGACAGCCAGCGCAACAGCCCTGCTGGCGACACTGTTTGGCACGTCGGCAGCCACAGCATTCGCCGCCGAGCCGCCCGAGAGTTACATCGATACAGCATCCACCGTGTGGAGCTACTCCGACAACGACACCGACCCGGCAGCAGGATCTGACGATCGGCTCTCGTGGACCACAGCCGCCTTCGACGATGCAGAGTGGAAGACCGCGACGGGCCCGTTCGGCGCAAAGAACGGCGAGGCCGACGGCATCGGCACAGACTTTCCGATCACAACGCTGCTGAACCAATATGTCGACGGTGAGGCCGCGCCGAACGTGCGCACCTTCCACTTCCGCACCGCCATCGACATCAGCGCAGACGAGCTCACCGAGCTGACGAGCCTCACCGGCACGGTGACCTACGACGATGCGATTCAGATCTTCGTCAACGGCACACAGGTGGCTGGCTTCGTCGACGACAAGGTGGATGCTGCGCCCGAGGCCGAGCGCAACCTGATGTATGCGGGCGACAGCAACGGGTCGCCGCTCACCTCCAACTTCACGGTCCCGGTTGACGTGCTCCATGACGGCGCGAACACGGTGGCCGTGGCCCTCTACCAAGACCGCGACACCAGCTCGGACATCTACTTCGACATGAGCGCGCTCGCCCCCACCGTCGTTCCCGAGCACGCGAGCTTCGACAACCTCGTCATGACGATCGGCAGCGACGAAAGCTCACGCAACCTGACCTGGTACACCGATGTCAACGAGGCGCAGTTCGTGCAGTACGCCGTGGCACCGGCATCCGGCTCTGAATTCCCCACCGACAGCGCGATGACCGTCGAAGCCTCGGGAGGCGAGACGACGAGCGGCGAGCAGAACCGTCGCGCCGCCCTCGAGGGGCTGAGCGAGAACACGACCTACGTGTACCGCGTCGGCAGCGATGCACTCGGCTGGTCCGATGTCGAGACGTTCAGCACAGCCGACTTCTCGGGCGACTACAACTTCTTGTTCTTCGGTGACCCGCAGATCGGAGCCTCGGGCAACGTCGAGTCCGACCGTATCGGCTGGCAAGACACCCTCGACGTGGCGCTCGAGCAGTTCCCCCAGAGCGAGATGCTCTTCTCGGCCGGCGACCAGGTCAACACGGCGTCAAGCGAGAACGAGTACGACGCGTTCCTGTCGCCGCAGCAGATGCAGCAGATTCCCGTCGTGCCCGTCAACGGCAACCACGACGTGGGATCGAAGGCCTACGAGCAGCACTACACGACGCCGAACCTCGACACCGAAGCCGGCGCCGCGCTGAGCGACTCATCGTCGGGCGGCGACTACTGGTTCATGTTCAAGGGCGTGCTCTACATGGTCATCAACTCGAACAACCCCGACATCGACGCGCACGAGCAGTTTCTGCGCGACGTCGTCGCCGAACAGGGTGACAAGGCGCGCTGGTCAGTCGTCGCGTTCCACCACTCGATCTACTCAGTTGCCGCGCACGTGAACGACTCCAACATCATCTCGATGCGCAACGAACTGCCCACGCTCATCAGCGACCTCGATGTCGACCTCGTGCTGCAGGGTCACGACCACAGCTACACGCGCAGTTACCTCATCAACGACGGCGAGCTCGCGAACCCCGACGAGACAGCGGCCTCGAACGAGGTCGTCGCGGGTGAGGGCGACGTGCTCTACGTCACGGCGAACTCTGCAAGCGGCTCGAAGTACTACGACGTTCAGGCTCCTGACGCCTGGTACGCCTCCGTCATCAACCAAGAGAAGGTGCGCAACTACACAAATATCGAGGTCACAGACGACGCCATCACCATCACCACCTACCGCAGCGAGCAGACGAACGCGCGTGCGGCCGTGAATAGTGTGGTCGACGAGGTGACGCTCATGCGTGAAGACACCGAAGCTCCGCAGCTGACGGTGCCCGAATCTGGCGAGGTGCAGCGGGGTGCCGACTTCGATCCGATGGCCGGCGTGAGCGCCGTTGATGCACGCGATGGCGACGTGACGAATGCTGTCACGGTGACAGGCAGCGTCGACACGGCGACCCTCGGCACGTACTCGCTTGAGTACAGCGTCACGGATGCTGCGGGCAACACGCAGACCGCCACGCGCGAGGTGACTGTTGTCGCCGCGGGCGCCGCAACCGGGCCTGGATCAGAGCCCGGCGACGGACCGGGAGCCGGTTCAGGTGACGACGCAGCTCCCGGCGGATCAACCGACGACGCAAGCGGCGAGCTGCCGTTCACGGGGGCCGACGCCCTGCCCGGTCTGATCGCCGCGGCGCTTCTTGTGATGCTCGGCACCGGGCTCGCGGTCACTGCGGCCGTGCGTCGCCGTCGCGAGCAGAACGCGTAAAACACGGGGGCGGCTGGTGTCGGCTCACCGTCGGCGCCGGCCGCCCCGTGCATTCCAGCGATGATCGGAGAACCTGTGTCCCCTCTCACACGCATCGGCGCGGCGGCGCTCGTGCTCGCCGCCGCGTTGACGGCGACCGCGTGCACGACCACCGGCCAGGCGAGTGACCACGCTGCGACATCACAGGTGCCCGGTGCTAGCGGCTCTTCCGAGCCGAGTGCGGAGCCGTCGCCGGGGAGCACGATGCCCGTCCCCGAGAACCTGCCGGCAGTCGCGCCAGGACTCGACATTGCACTTGTCGTCTCTGCTAGCCCGGGCACTGAGATTCCGGATGCTGTCACGGCGGCCGCCACCGAGATCGACGCCACGGTGGACGTCATCAGCTCTGAGCCGTCGAACGTCATCGACGGGCTCGTCGCCGCGGCAGAGGGCGCCGACGTTGTGTTGATGACCGGAGCCGACCTTCTCGTGAGTGTTGACGCGGTGTCGTCGCAAATGCTCGACACGCAGTTCCTCATCATCGGCGCGCAGCTGCCCGAACCGACGGGCAACGTCACGGCGGTCGTGTGGCGCGGGGCTAACGCGCGAACGGCCGGCGCGGCAGCATCCGCTGATCTTGTCGATCGGCTGCCCGCAGCACTGCGAGCAGGGCTGGCGATGATCGGCGACGGCAGTGCCGGAATGGTCTACGAACTTCCCGAGTGATCCCGCCGCTGTCGCCCTGCTGCGCGGATCCCACGTCGCGTGCGGCGCGTGAGTCCGCAGTGCGGTGACGATTCGCCCCGTACACCGCTGTGCGCTAATGTTTAGGGCACGAAGCATTTACGAGGAGTGACATGGGCGAGCGTTTTTGGCGTTTCTATGAGCTGATGAACCGCGGCATCCGCACGTTCACGGGCCCCGCGCAGATCGGCGCCGGCTACGCCGAGGGTCCCGATGTGAGACCGGCGGACCCCGCGTGCCCCATGTGCTCCAAACTCATGTCTCTGCACACCATCAGGCGCAGCAACGACCAGTACCACGCGACACGAGTGCTGTGCCCGCGATGAACGACGCCGGTACGACCCAGGATGCTGCCGCGGACGCTGTACCGACAGCATCCACTGGTGCTGACCCGCTCGCCCTCGAGAGCCAACTGTGCTTCGCGCTCGCCGTGGCGTCGCGCACGGTCATCGACGCGTATCGCTCCGAGCTGGAGCCGCTCAATCTCACACACCCGCAGTACCTCGTCATGCTCGCCCTGTGGGAGCACCGTTCGCTCTCGCTGACCCGGCTCGGCGAACTGCTGATGCTCGAGCGGGCGACGCTGTCACCCATGGTCAAGCGCCTTGAACGGCTCGGCTACGTCCATCGTGCGCGAAACCCGCACGATGAGCGGCAGCTCGCGATTGAACTGACGGAGGAGGGGCGGGCTCTGCGCGAGCGGGCGCAACAGGTTCCCGTCGCCATGATGCAGAAGTTTCAGATGACGCCGTCAGACGTCGAGGCCCTGCGCGACGCCGTGAGCGGTGTGATCGCGGCAGCGAGCCCGGCTTCGCGGTGACCGCTCAGCGGGGCCACACACCTGAGCTGCCGCGACGGTGACTATCGACGAGGTGCGTGTCGACAATGCCGACGGCCTCCATCAGCGCGAACATCGTCGTCGGACCGACAAACCTGAAACCGCGTTTGCGCAGCGCCTTCGACAGCGCAATCGACTCAGAACTCGTCGTGGGGACCTCAGCGGGAGTGCGCGGTTCCGGCGTCTCGACCGGCTGAAACGACCACACGAAATCGACGAGGCTGCCCTCGTCGCGAAGCTCGATCGTCGCTCGGGCGTTGCCGATGGTCGCGAGAATCTTCGCCCGATTGCGCACGATGCCGGCGTCGGCGAGCAGACGATCGATGTCGCGGTCGTCGAAGGCGGCAACAGCATCCGGATCGAAACCGGCGAATGCCGCGCGAAACGCCGGACGCTTGCGCAGGATCGTCGCCCACGAGAGACCTGACTGGAACGCCTCAAGACTGATGCGCTCGAACAGTCCCCGTTCGTCGCGCACCGGCATGCCCCACTCGGTGTCGTAGTACTCGCGCATGAGGTCGTCTGCGGCAGCCCACATCGGACGTACCAGCCCATCGTCGCCACGCACGGTGCCGTGTGTCATCTCGGTTGCCATGCGTGAGATGCTATCGCCGGTCGGTGACAGCGTGAGCGCGCTCGAGCTGAAGCAGACGAGACTTCGCCTCGGGGCCTCCCGCGTAGCCTCCGGTGCTGCCGTCGCTGCGCAGCACGCGGTGACACGGCACGACGATCGGCAGAGGGTTCACGGCGCACGCGGTGCCGACCGCCCTCACCGCGCGGGGGCTGCCGACCTCGCGAGCGACGTCGGCGTACGTCTGCGTCGCGCCGTACGCGATGTGCGGCAGGTGCTCGTGCACCTGCCGACGAAAGCCACGCGAGAGTGCGCGATCGAGGGGCAGGTCGAAGTCGGTTCGTCTGCCCGCGAAGTACTCATCGAGCTCTCGGCGGGTGTCGTCGAGTCGTGCGGGCGCCTCGAGAATGCGCGGGCTGATGCGCTCGCTCAGCGTCGTGAGAACGTCGTCGAAACCCTGCACCTCGAACGCGATGCGAACGAGCCCGGCGGGCGTCGCAGCAACGAGCAGTGTTCCGAGCGGCGAGTCCGCCGTCGCGTAGGCGACGTCGAGCACGTCGTCGGCCTCGGCGCGTGAGGCGAGCTGGTCGTGCAAGTGCGAAAGGTGGTCGGGCGTCGGCTGTGTCAGCTCGCGCAGCCGATCGGCTTCATAGGGAGTCTCGGTCACGAGTGCCTCCTTCGGTCTGGTCGGGAAGTGGATGCTGTCGCCGCAGCGACGCG
This DNA window, taken from Paramicrobacterium agarici, encodes the following:
- a CDS encoding type II toxin-antitoxin system Phd/YefM family antitoxin encodes the protein MEAVVNVHVAKTQLSRLLERAHAGEEIVLAKSGKPYARLVPLAPIEGKRVPGGLEGQVDDSFFEDLPESELAAWNN
- a CDS encoding type II toxin-antitoxin system VapC family toxin; protein product: MEQLMQGFLIDTHVLLWWFTNDDRLSATAHSIIEDQSNVVYASAASAWEVATKSRLGKLSGVPKVTEMFGELAAKHGFSHLPITHRHALLAGGLEAPHRDPFDRMLAAQSLIEGLPLVSRDRTFAGFDIEAVW
- a CDS encoding immunoglobulin-like domain-containing protein; the protein is MTAPHTAVPRTRASHRSRRTIATASATALLATLFGTSAATAFAAEPPESYIDTASTVWSYSDNDTDPAAGSDDRLSWTTAAFDDAEWKTATGPFGAKNGEADGIGTDFPITTLLNQYVDGEAAPNVRTFHFRTAIDISADELTELTSLTGTVTYDDAIQIFVNGTQVAGFVDDKVDAAPEAERNLMYAGDSNGSPLTSNFTVPVDVLHDGANTVAVALYQDRDTSSDIYFDMSALAPTVVPEHASFDNLVMTIGSDESSRNLTWYTDVNEAQFVQYAVAPASGSEFPTDSAMTVEASGGETTSGEQNRRAALEGLSENTTYVYRVGSDALGWSDVETFSTADFSGDYNFLFFGDPQIGASGNVESDRIGWQDTLDVALEQFPQSEMLFSAGDQVNTASSENEYDAFLSPQQMQQIPVVPVNGNHDVGSKAYEQHYTTPNLDTEAGAALSDSSSGGDYWFMFKGVLYMVINSNNPDIDAHEQFLRDVVAEQGDKARWSVVAFHHSIYSVAAHVNDSNIISMRNELPTLISDLDVDLVLQGHDHSYTRSYLINDGELANPDETAASNEVVAGEGDVLYVTANSASGSKYYDVQAPDAWYASVINQEKVRNYTNIEVTDDAITITTYRSEQTNARAAVNSVVDEVTLMREDTEAPQLTVPESGEVQRGADFDPMAGVSAVDARDGDVTNAVTVTGSVDTATLGTYSLEYSVTDAAGNTQTATREVTVVAAGAATGPGSEPGDGPGAGSGDDAAPGGSTDDASGELPFTGADALPGLIAAALLVMLGTGLAVTAAVRRRREQNA
- a CDS encoding MarR family winged helix-turn-helix transcriptional regulator — protein: MNDAGTTQDAAADAVPTASTGADPLALESQLCFALAVASRTVIDAYRSELEPLNLTHPQYLVMLALWEHRSLSLTRLGELLMLERATLSPMVKRLERLGYVHRARNPHDERQLAIELTEEGRALRERAQQVPVAMMQKFQMTPSDVEALRDAVSGVIAAASPASR
- a CDS encoding DNA-3-methyladenine glycosylase I, whose protein sequence is MATEMTHGTVRGDDGLVRPMWAAADDLMREYYDTEWGMPVRDERGLFERISLEAFQSGLSWATILRKRPAFRAAFAGFDPDAVAAFDDRDIDRLLADAGIVRNRAKILATIGNARATIELRDEGSLVDFVWSFQPVETPEPRTPAEVPTTSSESIALSKALRKRGFRFVGPTTMFALMEAVGIVDTHLVDSHRRGSSGVWPR
- a CDS encoding methylated-DNA--[protein]-cysteine S-methyltransferase → MTETPYEADRLRELTQPTPDHLSHLHDQLASRAEADDVLDVAYATADSPLGTLLVAATPAGLVRIAFEVQGFDDVLTTLSERISPRILEAPARLDDTRRELDEYFAGRRTDFDLPLDRALSRGFRRQVHEHLPHIAYGATQTYADVAREVGSPRAVRAVGTACAVNPLPIVVPCHRVLRSDGSTGGYAGGPEAKSRLLQLERAHAVTDRR